The proteins below come from a single Salinilacihabitans rarus genomic window:
- a CDS encoding metallophosphoesterase family protein — translation MKVGLVSDLHGNLPALEAVLADMPAVDALACAGDVVGYNPWPAECVDELRERDVPTVLGNHDAAVVEGTAFGFNSMARAGVEHARQELHEDQREWLESLPTERREFDDRVKLVHGHPADPDRYTYPEEFSPRLLDGEEVLVLGHTHVQHAEKYAEGIVVNPGSVGQPRDGDPRAAYAVVDLETMAVETHRVAYDVDRVQEAVAEAGLPERIGARLARGQ, via the coding sequence ATGAAAGTCGGACTCGTCTCCGACCTCCACGGTAACCTGCCGGCGCTCGAAGCGGTCCTCGCGGACATGCCCGCGGTCGACGCGCTGGCCTGCGCGGGCGACGTCGTCGGCTACAACCCGTGGCCGGCCGAGTGCGTCGACGAACTCCGCGAGCGCGACGTGCCGACGGTGCTCGGCAACCACGACGCGGCCGTCGTCGAGGGAACCGCGTTCGGGTTCAACAGCATGGCCCGCGCCGGCGTCGAACACGCCCGTCAGGAGTTACACGAGGACCAGCGGGAGTGGCTCGAATCGCTGCCGACCGAGCGCCGGGAGTTCGACGACCGGGTCAAACTGGTCCACGGCCACCCGGCTGACCCCGACCGGTACACCTACCCCGAGGAGTTCTCGCCGCGGCTACTCGACGGCGAGGAGGTGCTCGTGCTCGGCCACACCCACGTCCAGCACGCCGAGAAGTACGCCGAAGGGATCGTCGTCAACCCGGGGAGCGTCGGCCAGCCCCGCGACGGCGACCCGCGGGCGGCCTACGCGGTCGTCGACCTGGAGACGATGGCGGTCGAGACCCACCGCGTCGCCTACGACGTCGACCGCGTCCAGGAGGCGGTCGCCGAGGCGGGCCTGCCCGAACGGATCGGGGCGCGCCTCGCGCGCGGGCAGTGA
- a CDS encoding IMP cyclohydrolase has product MYVGRFVVVGPGVGAYRVSSRSFPNRKIAEREDALTVGPTADAPETDNPYVSYNCLRVVETPAGEAVAVGNGSHVDPIAEKLELGYPARDALATSLLALDYEKDDYDTPRIAATIDDDGAALIGTVRRDALLVETVEEPTLVATYERDAPEAFPFEADDAAAAAREAYDLEFEHAVCAAGVARTDDGFETAVENGE; this is encoded by the coding sequence ATGTACGTCGGACGCTTCGTCGTCGTCGGACCCGGGGTCGGCGCCTACCGCGTCTCCTCGCGGTCGTTCCCGAATCGAAAGATCGCAGAGCGCGAGGACGCCCTCACCGTCGGGCCGACCGCGGACGCCCCGGAGACGGACAACCCCTACGTCTCGTACAACTGCCTGCGCGTCGTCGAGACGCCGGCGGGCGAGGCGGTCGCCGTCGGCAACGGCTCGCACGTCGACCCGATCGCGGAGAAACTCGAACTGGGCTACCCCGCCCGCGACGCCCTCGCGACGAGTTTGCTCGCGCTCGACTACGAGAAAGACGACTACGACACGCCCCGCATCGCCGCGACGATCGACGACGACGGCGCGGCACTGATCGGCACCGTCCGCCGGGACGCCCTGCTGGTCGAGACCGTCGAGGAACCGACGCTGGTCGCGACCTACGAGCGGGACGCGCCCGAGGCGTTCCCGTTCGAGGCCGACGACGCCGCGGCCGCCGCGCGGGAGGCCTACGACCTCGAGTTCGAGCACGCCGTCTGCGCGGCGGGGGTCGCCCGGACCGACGACGGGTTCGAGACGGCGGTCGAGAACGGTGAGTGA
- a CDS encoding homing endonuclease associated repeat-containing protein: MTTEAECLEALCEAATRFGESPTKAQYEALGLTPASATIVRTVGGWNEAKRRAGLETYPSTGPRVRPKPPDVDLPDGLVWEELSADQRWYYRNVEWNTERSLRRRSRLRSWLTDRKRERGCARCGLETPACPDFHHVDRTAKEMAVGRMITYGYGKDALREELANCEVLCANCHRKLHYTPPERSQRRWVHEQKRATGCRRCSETDPACLDFHHVSGTKEATVAELISDGRPRERIRAEMDRCRVLCANCHRTEHARDRRNQ, from the coding sequence GTGACGACGGAAGCGGAGTGCCTCGAAGCGTTGTGCGAGGCCGCGACCCGATTCGGCGAGTCGCCGACGAAAGCACAGTACGAGGCGCTGGGGCTGACGCCCGCGTCGGCGACGATCGTCCGGACGGTCGGCGGGTGGAACGAGGCGAAAAGACGGGCGGGTCTCGAGACGTACCCGTCTACGGGCCCTCGCGTCCGGCCGAAACCGCCCGACGTCGACCTTCCGGACGGTCTCGTCTGGGAGGAGCTATCGGCCGATCAGCGGTGGTACTACCGGAACGTCGAGTGGAACACGGAACGGTCGCTTCGCCGCCGTTCCCGCCTTCGTTCGTGGCTCACCGACCGAAAACGCGAACGTGGTTGTGCCCGGTGTGGGCTCGAGACGCCGGCGTGTCCGGATTTCCACCACGTCGACCGAACCGCCAAGGAGATGGCGGTCGGTCGAATGATCACGTACGGGTACGGGAAAGACGCGCTCCGAGAGGAACTCGCGAACTGTGAGGTCCTGTGTGCGAACTGCCACCGGAAGCTACACTATACGCCACCGGAACGGAGCCAGCGACGGTGGGTTCACGAGCAAAAACGGGCTACCGGGTGCCGCCGCTGTTCGGAGACGGACCCCGCGTGTCTGGACTTTCACCACGTGAGCGGAACGAAGGAGGCAACCGTCGCGGAACTGATCTCGGACGGCCGACCCAGAGAGCGGATTCGCGCCGAAATGGACCGCTGTCGTGTTCTCTGTGCAAACTGTCACCGAACCGAACACGCCCGGGACCGACGGAATCAGTAG
- a CDS encoding NADH:flavin oxidoreductase, with translation MATLEDPLDIGGVEVPNRLYRAPLLECAGNGPDAVETLIDDLEPAAESGVGLVCQGATIVRGEGGCAAPGMTRVHDPAFVSRLSRLTDRIHDHGGRIFLQLEHGGLRSMETWHAAYRAANPGLEQLAVSRPPWPLRLLDRLGVLDYDPHVLSTDEVYELAADFGRSAAYAVDAGYDGIHVSGANMGIVQQFLSPFYNRREDEFGGSPEARLAFLALVRDEVRDRAGDVPLMTKVPAETPSPPGIGPRLSLDDGVEIARRLERLGYDAVVPVETSVFWDMSVVRGAYPDRAWENESLREGYDAAFGGPRRRRLVAAANRAESLWYDFEPAWNEGFCRRVREAVAIPVLAEGGIRERGRMDRLLGGGSNEPPACDAVGMARPFYAEPRLGARLLDGERAADEGGRESDVRVLCESCNNCTVPQVTGAPGICRTPPVLRRRGELERAGAYGTGGE, from the coding sequence ATGGCGACCCTCGAGGACCCGCTCGATATCGGCGGCGTCGAGGTACCGAACCGGCTCTACCGGGCGCCGCTGCTCGAATGCGCGGGCAACGGCCCCGACGCCGTCGAGACGCTGATCGACGACCTCGAACCCGCGGCCGAGTCCGGCGTCGGCCTCGTCTGTCAGGGGGCGACGATCGTCCGCGGCGAGGGCGGCTGCGCGGCGCCGGGGATGACCCGCGTCCACGACCCGGCGTTCGTCTCGCGGCTCTCGCGGCTCACCGACCGGATCCACGACCACGGGGGCCGGATCTTCCTCCAGCTGGAACACGGCGGCCTCCGGAGCATGGAGACGTGGCACGCCGCCTACCGCGCGGCGAACCCCGGCCTCGAACAGCTCGCGGTCTCCCGACCGCCGTGGCCCCTGCGGCTGCTAGACCGGCTGGGGGTTCTCGACTACGACCCGCACGTCCTCTCGACCGACGAGGTGTACGAACTGGCGGCCGACTTCGGCCGGTCGGCGGCGTACGCCGTCGACGCGGGCTACGACGGCATCCACGTCTCGGGGGCGAACATGGGGATCGTCCAGCAGTTCCTCTCGCCGTTCTACAACCGCCGGGAGGACGAGTTCGGCGGCTCGCCGGAGGCCCGTCTCGCGTTCCTCGCGCTCGTCCGCGACGAGGTCCGCGACCGGGCCGGCGACGTCCCCCTGATGACGAAGGTGCCAGCCGAGACGCCCAGCCCGCCCGGGATCGGGCCGCGGCTCTCGCTCGACGACGGCGTCGAGATCGCACGCCGGCTCGAACGGCTCGGCTACGACGCCGTCGTGCCGGTGGAAACCTCCGTCTTCTGGGACATGAGCGTCGTCCGCGGCGCCTATCCCGACAGGGCGTGGGAGAACGAGTCGCTCCGCGAGGGCTACGACGCGGCCTTCGGCGGCCCCCGGCGCCGGCGGCTGGTCGCGGCCGCGAACCGGGCCGAGTCGCTGTGGTACGACTTCGAACCGGCGTGGAACGAGGGGTTCTGTCGGCGCGTGCGCGAGGCGGTCGCGATTCCGGTGCTCGCCGAAGGCGGGATCCGCGAGCGCGGCCGGATGGATCGGCTGCTCGGAGGCGGGTCGAACGAACCGCCCGCCTGCGACGCGGTCGGGATGGCCCGACCGTTCTACGCCGAACCGCGACTGGGCGCGCGCCTGCTCGACGGCGAGAGAGCGGCGGACGAGGGAGGCCGCGAGTCCGACGTCCGGGTCCTCTGCGAGAGCTGTAACAACTGCACGGTCCCGCAGGTGACCGGCGCACCGGGCATCTGCCGGACGCCGCCCGTACTCCGTCGGCGGGGCGAACTGGAGCGGGCGGGCGCGTACGGGACCGGCGGGGAGTGA
- a CDS encoding GNAT family N-acetyltransferase, with amino-acid sequence MPGAVFLDGDTVELRTIEREDAAFLTGLLDDPRVRRDIGSYAPLNEVQEREWIDSLGESEGVRLLVAVDGDPVGTVGLDDPNDVWGTTELGYMIDPDHWGNGYATDAVSLACRYAFAERRLDKVYACVYETNPASQRVLEKVGFVEEGRLREEAFVEGERVDLHRYGLLADEWFDD; translated from the coding sequence ATGCCCGGTGCCGTCTTTCTCGACGGGGACACCGTCGAACTGCGAACGATCGAGCGCGAGGACGCCGCGTTCCTGACGGGACTCCTCGACGACCCGCGGGTCCGCCGCGACATCGGCTCCTACGCGCCGCTGAACGAGGTCCAGGAACGCGAGTGGATCGACTCCCTCGGCGAGTCGGAGGGCGTCCGGCTTCTGGTCGCCGTCGACGGGGACCCGGTCGGGACCGTCGGCCTCGACGACCCGAACGACGTCTGGGGGACGACCGAACTCGGCTACATGATCGATCCCGACCACTGGGGGAACGGCTACGCGACGGACGCGGTCTCGCTCGCCTGTCGGTACGCGTTCGCCGAGCGGCGACTCGACAAGGTGTACGCCTGCGTCTACGAGACGAACCCCGCGTCACAGCGCGTCCTCGAGAAGGTCGGCTTCGTCGAGGAGGGGCGGCTCCGCGAGGAGGCGTTCGTCGAGGGCGAGCGCGTCGACCTCCACCGGTACGGGCTGCTCGCCGACGAGTGGTTCGACGACTGA
- the cgi121 gene encoding KEOPS complex subunit Cgi121 has protein sequence MKLLEGTVEIDDLDEFVARLGEIGDRHGTTVQAFDARYVVDHAHLERAVELADRAIERGENVARDRAVEILLYAAGRRQIDRALEMGVDEGENRVVVLVDGDDDDGEEGAIADLEALVDPGPALDQHDETTLQSFFGVTDAELAATDATLGDLVRERVALLDVEK, from the coding sequence ATGAAGCTACTCGAAGGCACCGTCGAGATCGACGACCTCGACGAGTTCGTCGCGCGGCTGGGCGAGATCGGCGACCGCCACGGGACGACGGTGCAGGCGTTCGACGCCCGCTACGTCGTCGACCACGCGCACCTCGAACGGGCCGTCGAACTGGCCGACCGCGCGATCGAACGCGGCGAGAACGTCGCCCGCGACCGGGCCGTCGAGATCCTGCTGTACGCCGCCGGCCGCCGGCAGATCGACCGGGCACTCGAGATGGGCGTCGACGAGGGCGAGAACCGGGTCGTCGTGCTGGTCGACGGCGACGACGACGACGGCGAGGAGGGGGCCATCGCCGACCTCGAAGCGCTCGTCGACCCCGGGCCGGCGCTCGACCAGCACGACGAGACGACCCTGCAGTCGTTCTTCGGCGTCACCGACGCCGAACTGGCGGCGACCGACGCGACCCTCGGGGACCTGGTCCGCGAGCGGGTGGCGCTGCTCGACGTCGAGAAGTGA
- a CDS encoding ATP-dependent DNA helicase, with amino-acid sequence MSIEELSGLPPGAVSHFREEGIEELYPPQAEAVEAGILDGENLVAAVPTASGKTMIAALSMLSAIERGGTALYIVPLRALASEKKAEFDAYEAFGVTTGVATGNYESTSEWLATKDLIVATSEKVDSLVRNGADWLSDLTCVVSDEVHLIDDRSRGPTLEVTLAKLRKLNPRLQVVALSATVGNAGEIAEWLDADLVDTDWRPIDLRTGVHYGNALHFDDGTTREVPVEGTEKQETAIVADILDEGGSSLVFVNSRRNAEAAARRLASVSSRVLEEGERNDLRDLAAEIRDVSDSETSDDLADCVERGAAFHHAGLANEHRSLVEDAFRERLLKVISATPTLAAGVNTPARRVVVRDWRRFDPSAGGMAPLSVLEVHQMMGRAGRPGLDPYGEAVLLAKSHDEREDLFERYVWADPEPVRSKLAAEPALRTHVLATIASGFARTREGLLEFMEETLYASQSTEAGRLETVTDSVLAYLETNDFVERDGGREEPDGFTSAAELADPDEVELRATGLGHTVSRLYLDPMSAATIVHGLESADERPTALGLYQLLSRTPDMYELYLRSGEDERFAELFYEREDELLGDLPSEYEDDRFEDWLAALKTGKLLEDWADETDEDRLTDRYKIGPGDLRGKVDTAEWLLGAAESLAAEIDSEWTVAVREARARVEHGVREELLELVSIRGVGRKRARRLYAAGIETPADLREADKGVVLAALRGTKTAETILENAGREDPSMDGVEEREREDAAFESASSGHTTAAEEPAAETDDAESQSSLSDF; translated from the coding sequence ATGAGTATCGAGGAGCTGTCGGGGCTCCCGCCCGGCGCCGTCTCGCACTTCCGCGAGGAGGGCATCGAGGAGCTCTACCCGCCGCAGGCGGAGGCGGTGGAGGCGGGCATCCTCGACGGGGAGAACCTCGTCGCCGCCGTCCCCACCGCCAGCGGGAAGACGATGATCGCCGCCCTCTCGATGCTGTCGGCGATCGAACGCGGCGGGACGGCGCTGTACATCGTCCCCCTGCGGGCGCTGGCCAGCGAGAAGAAAGCGGAGTTCGACGCCTACGAGGCGTTCGGCGTGACCACCGGCGTCGCGACGGGCAACTACGAGTCGACCAGCGAGTGGCTCGCGACGAAGGACCTGATCGTCGCCACGAGCGAGAAGGTCGACTCGCTCGTGCGAAACGGCGCCGACTGGCTCTCCGACCTCACCTGCGTCGTCAGCGACGAGGTCCACCTCATCGACGACCGCTCGCGGGGACCGACGCTCGAAGTCACCCTCGCCAAACTCCGGAAGCTGAACCCGCGGCTGCAGGTCGTCGCCCTCTCCGCGACCGTCGGCAACGCGGGCGAGATAGCGGAGTGGCTCGACGCCGACCTCGTCGACACCGACTGGCGGCCGATCGACCTCCGGACCGGCGTCCACTACGGGAACGCGCTCCACTTCGACGACGGGACGACCCGCGAGGTCCCGGTCGAGGGGACGGAGAAACAGGAGACCGCGATCGTCGCCGACATTCTCGACGAGGGGGGCTCCTCGCTCGTCTTCGTCAACTCCCGCCGGAACGCCGAGGCGGCCGCCCGCCGGCTCGCGAGCGTCAGTTCGCGCGTGCTCGAAGAGGGCGAGCGCAACGACCTGCGGGACCTCGCGGCCGAGATCCGCGACGTGAGCGACAGCGAGACGAGCGACGACCTCGCCGACTGCGTCGAGCGCGGGGCCGCCTTCCACCACGCGGGGCTGGCGAACGAACACCGTAGCCTCGTCGAGGACGCCTTCCGCGAGCGCCTGCTGAAGGTGATCTCGGCGACGCCCACCCTCGCGGCGGGCGTGAACACCCCCGCCCGGCGCGTCGTCGTCCGCGACTGGCGCCGCTTCGACCCGAGCGCGGGCGGGATGGCCCCGCTGTCGGTGCTCGAAGTCCACCAGATGATGGGCCGGGCGGGCCGGCCGGGGCTCGACCCCTACGGCGAGGCCGTCCTGCTGGCGAAGAGCCACGACGAGCGCGAGGACCTGTTCGAGCGCTACGTCTGGGCCGACCCCGAGCCCGTCCGGTCGAAACTCGCCGCCGAGCCCGCGCTCCGGACCCACGTGCTGGCGACGATCGCCTCCGGCTTCGCCCGCACGCGCGAGGGGCTGCTCGAGTTCATGGAGGAGACGCTGTACGCCAGCCAGTCGACCGAGGCGGGCCGGCTGGAGACGGTCACCGACTCCGTGCTCGCGTACCTCGAAACGAACGACTTCGTCGAGCGCGACGGGGGTCGCGAGGAGCCGGACGGGTTCACCTCCGCCGCCGAACTGGCCGACCCCGACGAGGTCGAACTGCGTGCGACGGGGCTCGGCCACACCGTCTCGCGGCTCTACCTCGACCCGATGAGCGCCGCGACGATCGTCCACGGCCTCGAATCGGCCGACGAGCGGCCCACGGCGCTCGGGCTCTACCAGCTTCTCTCCCGGACGCCGGACATGTACGAGCTCTACCTGCGTTCGGGCGAGGACGAGCGCTTCGCGGAGCTGTTCTACGAGCGCGAGGACGAACTGCTGGGCGACCTGCCGAGCGAGTACGAGGACGACCGCTTCGAGGACTGGCTCGCGGCGCTGAAGACCGGCAAACTGCTCGAAGACTGGGCCGACGAGACCGACGAGGATCGGCTCACCGACCGCTACAAGATCGGGCCGGGCGACCTCCGCGGGAAGGTCGACACCGCCGAGTGGCTGCTCGGCGCGGCGGAGTCGCTCGCGGCAGAGATCGACAGCGAGTGGACCGTCGCCGTCCGCGAGGCCCGCGCGCGGGTCGAACACGGCGTGCGCGAGGAGTTGCTCGAACTCGTCTCGATCCGCGGCGTGGGCCGCAAGCGCGCCCGCCGGCTGTACGCGGCGGGCATCGAGACGCCGGCCGACCTCCGGGAGGCCGACAAGGGCGTCGTCCTCGCGGCGCTGCGCGGGACGAAGACCGCCGAGACGATCCTCGAGAACGCCGGCCGCGAGGACCCCTCGATGGACGGCGTCGAGGAGCGCGAGCGCGAGGACGCGGCGTTCGAGAGCGCGTCGAGCGGGCACACGACGGCCGCCGAGGAACCGGCGGCCGAGACCGACGACGCCGAGAGCCAGTCCAGCCTGAGTGATTTCTGA
- a CDS encoding universal stress protein has protein sequence MVDPDLVLVPSLGRPDEDEALAYALDAFPGADVILLAVVTPLDAPLSEGAVLERDEKRVERARRRSAALIESVADPETADRVRIEVAEGRPGTVVPRHAADRDVDHVVVYGHDGGSAGLVRRVLGRDVATTVVERTSRPVTVLK, from the coding sequence ATGGTCGATCCCGATCTCGTCCTCGTCCCGTCGCTTGGGCGTCCGGACGAGGACGAGGCGCTCGCGTACGCCCTCGACGCGTTCCCCGGGGCCGACGTGATCCTGCTCGCGGTCGTCACGCCGCTGGACGCGCCGCTGAGCGAGGGGGCGGTGCTCGAACGGGACGAGAAGCGGGTCGAACGGGCGCGCCGTCGCTCGGCGGCCCTCATCGAGTCGGTGGCCGACCCGGAGACGGCCGACCGGGTCCGGATCGAGGTCGCGGAGGGCCGGCCCGGAACCGTCGTCCCCCGGCACGCGGCCGACCGGGACGTCGACCACGTCGTCGTATACGGCCACGACGGCGGGTCTGCGGGCCTCGTGCGTCGCGTCCTCGGGCGCGACGTCGCCACCACGGTCGTCGAGCGGACCTCGCGGCCCGTGACGGTCCTCAAGTGA
- a CDS encoding inorganic phosphate transporter — MVPSSFTLLVGVAVVTCLFMAWVLGANSNSPPFAPAIGANAISTMRAAFVVGLLAAAGALVQGGSISETIGTDLIDGVTITPLAATAGLLTAATFMAIGIYTRYPIPAAFATTGAIIGAGLALGGDPAFEMYRRLGTFWLLVPIMSGGLAYATATLLRRDDVPEAVGVPLLAGLVGVILANVRLGVVPDPAGEQGTLSGFVARQFGGGPTLVAGVDLGTVLVTAAIGVLAFYLVRRRVLASVEGGIRSFLLILGGIVAFSSGGSQVGLATGPLEHLFRIQLGLPGTALLALGAAGILAGAWMAAPRLLQATSREYAQLGVRRSIAALVPGFVIAQLAIALGIPISLNNIILSGVVGGGLAAGSAGISRRKVGVTVTFWLLTLGSSTVVGYGVYHLLAAVVGG, encoded by the coding sequence GTGGTACCGTCCTCGTTTACGCTGCTGGTGGGCGTCGCGGTCGTCACGTGTCTGTTCATGGCGTGGGTGCTCGGCGCCAACAGCAACTCGCCGCCGTTCGCGCCGGCCATCGGCGCGAACGCGATTTCGACGATGCGCGCGGCGTTCGTCGTCGGCCTGCTCGCGGCCGCGGGGGCGCTCGTTCAGGGCGGGAGCATCTCCGAGACCATCGGCACCGACCTGATAGACGGCGTGACGATCACCCCGCTGGCGGCCACCGCGGGGCTGCTCACCGCCGCGACGTTCATGGCGATCGGAATCTACACGCGCTATCCCATCCCGGCGGCGTTTGCCACCACGGGCGCGATCATCGGCGCCGGCCTCGCCCTCGGCGGCGATCCGGCGTTCGAGATGTACCGACGGCTCGGCACCTTCTGGCTGCTGGTGCCGATCATGTCCGGCGGACTGGCCTACGCGACGGCGACCCTGCTGCGGCGCGACGACGTCCCCGAGGCGGTCGGCGTGCCGCTGCTCGCGGGGCTCGTCGGCGTGATCCTCGCGAACGTCCGCCTCGGGGTCGTCCCGGACCCGGCGGGCGAGCAGGGGACGCTCTCGGGGTTCGTCGCCCGGCAGTTCGGCGGCGGTCCGACGCTCGTCGCGGGCGTCGACCTCGGGACCGTCCTCGTGACGGCGGCGATCGGCGTCCTCGCGTTCTACCTGGTGCGACGGCGCGTCCTCGCCTCGGTCGAGGGCGGGATCCGGTCGTTCCTGCTTATCCTCGGCGGCATCGTCGCCTTCTCCTCCGGCGGCTCTCAGGTCGGGCTCGCGACCGGGCCGCTCGAACACCTCTTCCGGATCCAGCTCGGCCTGCCGGGGACGGCCCTGCTCGCGCTCGGCGCCGCGGGCATCCTCGCCGGCGCCTGGATGGCCGCACCGCGGCTGCTACAGGCGACCTCCCGGGAGTACGCGCAACTCGGCGTCCGGCGCTCGATCGCCGCGCTCGTCCCGGGGTTCGTCATCGCACAACTGGCGATCGCGCTCGGCATTCCGATCTCGCTGAACAACATCATCCTCTCGGGGGTCGTCGGCGGCGGGCTGGCGGCGGGGTCGGCCGGCATCTCGCGGCGCAAGGTGGGGGTCACGGTCACGTTCTGGCTGCTGACACTCGGGAGTTCGACCGTCGTCGGTTACGGCGTCTACCACCTGCTGGCGGCGGTCGTCGGCGGGTGA
- a CDS encoding class I SAM-dependent methyltransferase codes for MATDARRRADPLGRAMRDYGRGDPGDLRYRDGARTADGRVREYYFAPPAEWDDDTVALLDRIASWGGPVLDAGCGAGKHALWLQDRGVDVTGIDASPAAVEAARERGVDDARVMDMFDPAFERDRFRTAFAFGTQVGLAGSLAGVRDLLAEFARLTDEDGRAVVHNYDPAAVDEALLGYRPDPREGIARRCFHFEYEPADDRDPAREVGPTLQFLLFGPDRLADATIGTPWTVADVDVRDRTYAAVLERE; via the coding sequence ATGGCGACCGACGCACGCCGGCGGGCCGATCCGCTCGGACGGGCGATGCGCGACTACGGGCGCGGCGACCCCGGTGACCTCCGCTACCGCGACGGCGCGCGGACAGCCGACGGGCGCGTCCGCGAGTACTACTTCGCACCGCCGGCGGAGTGGGACGACGACACGGTCGCGCTCCTCGACCGGATCGCCTCGTGGGGCGGGCCCGTCCTCGACGCCGGTTGCGGCGCGGGAAAGCACGCGCTGTGGTTACAGGACCGGGGCGTCGACGTGACCGGGATCGACGCGAGTCCGGCCGCCGTCGAAGCGGCGCGCGAGCGCGGCGTCGACGACGCGCGCGTGATGGACATGTTCGACCCGGCGTTCGAACGGGACCGGTTCCGAACCGCGTTCGCGTTCGGCACGCAGGTGGGCCTCGCCGGGTCGCTCGCGGGCGTGCGCGACCTCCTCGCCGAGTTCGCCCGGCTCACCGACGAGGACGGGCGGGCCGTCGTCCACAACTACGACCCGGCGGCGGTCGACGAGGCGTTGCTGGGGTACCGGCCGGACCCCCGCGAGGGGATCGCCCGCCGGTGTTTCCACTTCGAGTACGAACCGGCCGACGACCGCGACCCGGCCCGCGAGGTCGGACCGACGCTGCAGTTCCTGCTTTTCGGCCCCGACCGCCTCGCCGACGCGACGATCGGCACGCCGTGGACCGTGGCCGACGTCGACGTCAGGGACCGGACGTACGCGGCCGTACTGGAGAGAGAATGA
- a CDS encoding ferredoxin, translating into MKIEFDRDTCIGMYQCVAEWSEFEKDTSAGKAVLNDSEEVEADVFVREVPEGAELDAKFAARTCPVDAITIYDDDGEQLIP; encoded by the coding sequence ATGAAAATCGAGTTCGACCGCGACACCTGCATCGGGATGTACCAGTGTGTCGCCGAGTGGAGCGAGTTCGAGAAGGACACGTCCGCGGGGAAGGCCGTCCTCAACGACAGCGAGGAGGTCGAGGCGGACGTTTTCGTCCGCGAGGTCCCCGAGGGCGCGGAACTGGATGCGAAGTTCGCCGCGCGCACCTGCCCCGTCGACGCGATCACGATCTACGACGACGACGGCGAGCAGTTGATCCCGTAG